The following are from one region of the Paenibacillus sp. KS-LC4 genome:
- a CDS encoding TIM barrel protein: MSYLSLNSWSLHRLLGPLHWTSWDAETQTHQTTDHEQPLELTLLELPAVAAAKGYQAIEVCHFHFPSTDAAYLEQLKDSFSAACLSFDTLLVDYGDLTSPEAKRREADYQLMQQWIDVAAACGAKQVRIIAGEAEPTDHAAIRQSAEALVKLVDYGAARRVKVLTENFKLLTSVGDSCMELLEQAGASLDMITDFGNFSGPAKYEDIGRTALRSVSIHVKAMNNEHGHPNQAELRRCLDQVQASGFDGAYVLVYDGPGDMWEGLERVKAIVQPYIA; encoded by the coding sequence ATGTCATATTTATCGCTGAACAGCTGGAGCCTACATAGACTGCTTGGCCCGCTTCATTGGACGTCTTGGGACGCTGAGACGCAAACCCATCAAACGACGGATCATGAGCAGCCCTTAGAGCTGACGCTGCTGGAGCTGCCAGCTGTCGCAGCAGCTAAAGGCTACCAAGCCATCGAGGTGTGCCATTTCCATTTTCCATCTACGGATGCGGCCTATTTGGAGCAGCTAAAGGATTCTTTTTCGGCTGCATGTCTATCCTTTGACACACTGCTCGTCGATTATGGCGATCTTACATCTCCCGAAGCGAAACGCCGAGAAGCTGACTATCAACTGATGCAGCAATGGATTGACGTAGCGGCAGCTTGCGGCGCCAAGCAGGTGCGCATTATCGCCGGGGAAGCGGAGCCAACCGATCACGCGGCCATTCGCCAGTCTGCTGAAGCTTTGGTTAAGCTGGTAGACTATGGTGCTGCGCGCAGGGTGAAAGTCCTAACCGAAAACTTTAAATTGCTAACGAGTGTGGGCGACAGTTGTATGGAGCTGCTGGAGCAGGCAGGCGCTTCGCTTGATATGATTACCGATTTCGGAAATTTCAGCGGGCCAGCCAAATATGAGGATATTGGCCGCACGGCTCTGCGCAGCGTTTCCATCCATGTGAAAGCAATGAATAATGAGCATGGCCATCCCAATCAAGCCGAGCTTCGCCGCTGCCTCGATCAGGTACAAGCATCCGGATTCGACGGCGCTTACGTGCTCGTCTACGATGGGCCGGGAGATATGTGGGAGGGGCTGGAGCGAGTGAAAGCGATTGTGCAGCCTTATATCGCCTAG